The nucleotide window GATCAACTACCACTCCGCCAGCGCGATCTTCAAGGCGCTGACCGAGGCCAAGGGCGTCGGCAACAGCGGCGGTGGCGGCGGCACGGGCAGCAACCAGAACGAGAACGGCTTCCTGTCGCAGCGTGGACGCCTGGTGGCCGACGAGCGCACCAACACGCTGATGATCAGCGATATCCCCAAGAAGATCGCGCAGATGCGCGAGCTGATCGCAGTGATCGACCGCCCGGTCGATCAGGTGATCATCGAAGGTCGCATCGTCATTGCCACGGACACGTTTGCCCGCGACCTTGGCGCGCGTTTCGGCATCTCGGGCACGCGCGTCGGTGACCGTGGCCAGTACCTCAACGGCAATATCGAAGGCGTCGTCGACCAGGTGAACGGCGATGAACGGGTCCTGCCCGACCACATGAACGTCAACCTGCCCGCCAGCGGCTTCATCACCAACCCGGCCGCGAGCATCGCGTATACGCTCCTGGGGCGTAACTTCAACCTCGACCTCGAGCTGTCGGCCCTGCAGGAAGAAGGTCGTGGCGAGGTGATCTCCAACCCGCGCCTGGTGACCACCAACCAGCGTGAAGCCGTGATCAAGCAGGGTCGTGAAGTGGGTTACCTGACCGTCACCGGTTCCGCCAGCGGTGGCAATGCCGCGGTGCCGACCGTGCAGTTCAAGGAAGCCCTGCTCGAGTTGAAAGTGCTGCCCACCATCACCGACGACAACCGTGTCTTCCTGAACCTCAACGTCAAGAAGGACGAAGTGACCCAGTTCGTCGACCTTGGACAGTTCGGTTCCGTCCCCGAACTCGCCCGCCGCGAGATCAACACCGCCGTGCTGATCGAAGACGGCCAGACCGTGGTGATCGGTGGCGTGTACGAGTTCAGCGACCGCGCCAGCGTGGCCAAGGTGCCGTTCCTGGGCGACATCCCCTTCCTGGGCAACCTGTTCAAGAAGAAGGGTCGCAGCAAGGAAAAGGCCGAGCTGCTGATCTTCGTCACCCCGAAGGTGCTGCGCGTGGCCGAACGCCGCTGAGGCCGCTGTCTTCTTGTCGGAAAAAGGGCCCCCACGGGCCCTTTTTCTTTGCACGACTCCAGGCTGAATCCGGCATGCACGCGCGCCCGAGGCGTGAACCTTCCACCCCGGGGTAGGTCAGAATCCACCTTCCCGTCGATTCCGGCTGCATCCATGGATTCCATCCCCACCGGCAACCCTGCGCAATCCGGCCTGTCGCAGGCCCGCCTGCATGAGGCGTTCACGCGTCTGCGCGAGGATCTGTCGCAGACCATCGTGGGCCAGGCCGCGCTGGTCGAACGCCTGCTGATCGCTCTGCTGGCGGACGGCCACCTGCTGGTGGAGGGCGCGCCCGGCCTGGCCAAGACCACCGCCATCCGTGCACTGGCCTCGCGGCTGCAGGCCGATTTCGCGCGCGTCCAGTTCACGCCGGACCTGTTGCCGGCCGACCTCACCGGCACCGAGGTCTGGCGGCCCCAGGAAGGACGGTTCGAATTCCAGGCCGGGCCGATCTTCCACCCCCTGCTGCTGGCCGACGAGATCAATCGCGCGCCGGCCAAGGTGCAGTCGGCGCTGCTCGAGGCGATGGGCGAGCGCCAGGTGACGGTGGGCCGGCACACCTATCCGCTTCCGGCGCTGTTCCTGGTGATGGCCACGCAGAATCCCATCGAGCAGGAGGGCACGTTCCCGTTGCCGGAAGCCCAGCTGGACCGCTTCCTCATGCACGTGAAGATCGGCTACCCGGAGGCGGCCGCGGAAGCCGACATCCTGCGGCTGGCGCGCGATCGTGCGCGCGAGCAGATGCAGCCCCCGTCCATGGCGGTCGAACGCATGCCGCTGGAGGACGTGTTCCGGGCGCGCGCACAGGTGCTGGACCTGCACCTGGCGCCGGCGCTGGAGCGTTACCTGATCGAGCTGGTGCTCGCCTCGCGCGATGCGACGCGTTACGACGCCACGTTGGCCCGGCGGATCGCCTGGGGCGCCAGCCCGCGCGGATCGATCGCGCTGGAGCGCTGCGCGCGCGCCCGCGCGTGGCTGGCGGGCCGCGACTACGTCACCCCGGACGATATCCGCGCCATCGCGCCGGATGTGCTCCGCCACCGCGTACTGCCCAGCTACGAGGCCACGGCGGAAGGCTGGGACGGCGACCGCCTGGTGAAGGCGTTGCTGGACGTGGTGCCCCTGCCCTGAGCGGGCGTCCCGTGTCCCGACTTCCATGAGCGACGGCATCGTCCCCACCCTGCAGGAACTGATCGCGTTGCGTGCGAGCGCGCAGCGACGGCCTCCCGCGCGACGAGGCCGGCATTCCGTGGCCGGCCCTTCCGCGTCATCGCTGCGCGGGCGCGGCATGGAGTATGCCGAGTCGCGCGAATACGTGGCCGGCGACGATGTGCGCCACATCGACTGGCGCCTGACCGCCCGCAGCGGACGCACGCATACCAAGCTCTTCCAGGCCGAACGCGAGCGGCTGACGCTGATCGTCGCCGACACGTCGCCGCTGCTGTACTTCGGCACCCGCGTGCGCTTCAAGTCGGTGCAGGCCGCGCGCGCCGGCGCGGTGGCCGCATGGCAGGCGGTACGCGACGGCG belongs to Pseudoxanthomonas sp. F37 and includes:
- a CDS encoding type IV pilus secretin PilQ family protein → MTASNAYRLRPSRRLATLRVCSLGWAIGLLAAASAAGATPPGQQASATPVAATAAQAVSVSNIDFRRGEDGAGRLIVRFDGQGATPDLRNQGDTVVVDVGNAALPASLQRPLNVVDFATPVQRVEAQSRAGGTQLVLSTRGDFESLAYQSGNEYVVEIVPRAGQKAVGGASATAGTSSSAVVAAAQKIASEARRYSGRPVTFNFQDVPVRTVLQLIAEESNLNIVASDTVQGNVTLRLVNVPWDQALDIVLRAKGLDKRRDGAVVWVAPQPELAKFEQDKEDARIAIENREDLITDYVQINYHSASAIFKALTEAKGVGNSGGGGGTGSNQNENGFLSQRGRLVADERTNTLMISDIPKKIAQMRELIAVIDRPVDQVIIEGRIVIATDTFARDLGARFGISGTRVGDRGQYLNGNIEGVVDQVNGDERVLPDHMNVNLPASGFITNPAASIAYTLLGRNFNLDLELSALQEEGRGEVISNPRLVTTNQREAVIKQGREVGYLTVTGSASGGNAAVPTVQFKEALLELKVLPTITDDNRVFLNLNVKKDEVTQFVDLGQFGSVPELARREINTAVLIEDGQTVVIGGVYEFSDRASVAKVPFLGDIPFLGNLFKKKGRSKEKAELLIFVTPKVLRVAERR
- a CDS encoding MoxR family ATPase, which encodes MDSIPTGNPAQSGLSQARLHEAFTRLREDLSQTIVGQAALVERLLIALLADGHLLVEGAPGLAKTTAIRALASRLQADFARVQFTPDLLPADLTGTEVWRPQEGRFEFQAGPIFHPLLLADEINRAPAKVQSALLEAMGERQVTVGRHTYPLPALFLVMATQNPIEQEGTFPLPEAQLDRFLMHVKIGYPEAAAEADILRLARDRAREQMQPPSMAVERMPLEDVFRARAQVLDLHLAPALERYLIELVLASRDATRYDATLARRIAWGASPRGSIALERCARARAWLAGRDYVTPDDIRAIAPDVLRHRVLPSYEATAEGWDGDRLVKALLDVVPLP